One Moorella sp. E308F DNA segment encodes these proteins:
- a CDS encoding sulfurtransferase TusA family protein — translation MAVYRLDTCGEMCPIPIVRTKVKLKQLARGDILIVTSDHSCTSQSLAETVQKMGYRVEVRGVANGIWEVVIEKG, via the coding sequence ATGGCTGTTTACCGGCTGGATACATGCGGGGAAATGTGCCCGATACCGATTGTGCGCACAAAGGTCAAGCTCAAGCAGCTGGCCCGGGGCGATATTCTCATTGTTACCAGTGACCACAGTTGCACCAGCCAGTCCCTGGCCGAAACAGTGCAAAAAATGGGGTACCGCGTCGAGGTCAGGGGGGTGGCCAACGGCATCTGGGAAGTTGTAATTGAGAAGGGTTAA
- a CDS encoding LysR family transcriptional regulator — translation MNLNHLHAFCTVAQVKSISEAARILHMSQSSLSYQIQLLENDLEVELFTRTTKGVELTPLGEIVYEYGQTFLQLAENLKRDLNNWKSGQERLIVGASSSIGSYALPCTIYSFKEKYPDANIKLLVGNREETIQKLLDRTIDIGLIEGPVDQSGLATRGVAEDELLLIVPAGWQGPERVTLEELRRLPLILREEGSGTRGVIARALAGQGLTIADLNVVLELNSNDAIKSAITAGHGVSLLSRLAIRREIHAGTLKALQVDGISFRSTFNIVYPAGKPATSLQKKFFRFLLTNKKAFC, via the coding sequence ATGAACCTTAACCACCTGCACGCCTTTTGCACGGTAGCTCAGGTAAAATCCATTTCCGAAGCAGCTCGCATCTTGCACATGTCCCAGTCTTCCCTGAGCTATCAAATCCAGCTCCTAGAAAACGACCTGGAAGTCGAACTCTTTACCCGCACTACCAAAGGGGTGGAGTTAACGCCCCTGGGGGAAATCGTTTACGAATACGGCCAGACCTTTCTCCAGCTGGCAGAAAATCTAAAACGCGACCTCAACAACTGGAAGAGCGGCCAGGAACGCCTCATTGTCGGCGCCAGCAGCAGCATTGGCAGCTATGCCCTGCCCTGCACCATTTATAGCTTTAAAGAAAAATATCCCGATGCCAATATCAAGCTGCTGGTCGGCAACCGGGAAGAAACCATCCAGAAATTGCTAGATAGGACCATTGATATCGGTCTCATTGAAGGGCCTGTCGACCAGTCCGGCCTGGCCACCCGGGGGGTAGCTGAAGATGAGCTCCTTTTAATTGTACCTGCCGGCTGGCAGGGCCCGGAACGGGTGACTTTAGAAGAACTCCGCCGCCTGCCCTTAATCCTCAGGGAAGAGGGCTCCGGTACCCGCGGGGTGATTGCCCGCGCCCTGGCCGGGCAGGGTCTAACCATTGCCGACCTGAATGTCGTCCTGGAGTTAAATTCGAACGACGCCATTAAATCGGCCATTACTGCCGGTCACGGGGTCTCCCTCCTCTCCCGCCTGGCCATCCGGCGGGAAATTCATGCCGGCACTTTAAAAGCCCTGCAGGTGGACGGCATTTCCTTTCGCAGCACCTTTAATATTGTTTACCCGGCCGGTAAACCGGCCACAAGTTTGCAAAAGAAGTTTTTTCGTTTCTTGTTAACTAATAAGAAGGCTTTCTGTTAA
- a CDS encoding YeeE/YedE family protein, with product MVTELQKELRLAKQVKLNLRSQEPYALGAALLAAAIYWWLQGRGPGLGEAWLFGLGFGFVLQRSRFCFVAAFRDPFITGNTSLSRAVVIALMAAVPGMALVAWTGVTLADVHPAGWHTVAGGLLFGVGMVLAGGCASGNLMRVGEGHLLQWLVLAAFIGGSLWGAHDFGWWQQVSISRSPTLFLPEVLGWGPALLIQLLALVMVYLGLNLLERRSFPGFTAAGRQRQPFHLRRLWTHPWPYWTGGLALAVLDVALTWRGGQPWGITTAFSYWGAWLWEAFTGAPPGWYYFSLPAHSRALSLGFLAEPRTLLDLGLIGGAFLAALAGSEFRFHWPRRWPLVPAALIGGLLMGYGARIAMGCNIGALFNGIASFSLHGWLFGLGLAGGAYLGSKLLLRFLV from the coding sequence ATGGTAACAGAGCTGCAAAAGGAGTTACGATTGGCTAAACAGGTTAAGCTCAATCTCAGGTCCCAGGAACCTTACGCCCTTGGTGCAGCCCTGCTCGCTGCCGCTATCTACTGGTGGCTGCAGGGACGCGGGCCGGGCCTGGGGGAAGCCTGGCTTTTTGGCCTGGGCTTTGGCTTTGTCCTCCAGCGCAGCCGCTTTTGTTTTGTGGCCGCTTTCCGCGACCCCTTCATTACTGGCAACACATCCTTGAGCCGAGCAGTGGTCATCGCCTTGATGGCAGCAGTCCCGGGGATGGCCCTGGTAGCATGGACAGGGGTTACCCTGGCAGATGTTCACCCGGCAGGCTGGCATACTGTGGCCGGCGGCCTCCTTTTTGGCGTGGGGATGGTCCTGGCCGGCGGCTGTGCCAGCGGCAATTTAATGCGGGTGGGCGAAGGGCACTTGCTGCAATGGCTGGTCCTGGCTGCCTTCATCGGCGGCTCCCTCTGGGGAGCCCATGATTTCGGCTGGTGGCAGCAGGTAAGTATCAGCCGTTCCCCCACCCTGTTTCTCCCCGAAGTGCTGGGCTGGGGGCCGGCCCTTCTTATCCAGCTCCTAGCCCTGGTGATGGTGTACCTGGGCTTAAACCTCCTGGAAAGGCGTTCCTTTCCGGGTTTTACCGCCGCCGGGAGACAGCGGCAGCCCTTTCACCTGCGCCGCCTGTGGACCCATCCCTGGCCTTATTGGACCGGGGGACTGGCACTGGCAGTCCTGGATGTAGCTTTAACCTGGCGCGGGGGCCAGCCCTGGGGTATTACCACCGCCTTCAGCTACTGGGGCGCCTGGCTCTGGGAGGCTTTTACCGGGGCGCCGCCGGGATGGTACTATTTTTCCCTGCCGGCCCACAGCCGGGCCTTGAGCCTGGGGTTTTTGGCTGAGCCCCGAACTCTTCTCGACCTGGGGCTCATTGGAGGAGCCTTTTTAGCCGCCCTGGCAGGTTCGGAATTTCGTTTCCACTGGCCGCGGCGCTGGCCCCTGGTGCCAGCTGCCTTAATAGGCGGGCTGTTGATGGGTTACGGGGCCAGGATTGCCATGGGGTGCAACATCGGCGCCCTTTTCAACGGCATCGCTTCCTTTTCCCTCCACGGCTGGCTTTTCGGTTTGGGCCTGGCCGGCGGTGCTTACCTGGGGAGCAAGCTCCTCCTCCGTTTCCTGGTATAA
- a CDS encoding molybdopterin-containing oxidoreductase family protein: MLEQRISRRTFLKGSLVAGALATFGGMLVPREQAGAAGAVAPETSRTVPTICEMCGVKCGILAHVREDRVWRLTGNPRDPQSSGRLCARGNAGIKTLYDPDRLKGPMKRVGEGKFQPISWEQAFKEIGAKLQELKGRYGPQTLVWLAHPELISPLEKHFMAAFGSPNYTGHGPTCYSSRNVAFEQMYGGVPGVDYRNVRYYVAFGRNLTGGIKNPDIQKIVAAKAEGAHLVAVDPRLSDFAFYADEWLPIRPGTDLAMILALINVIINENLYDASFIAERTVGFEELKAGVAAYTPEWAAKITGIDAATIGRIARELAAAKPAAAVDPGWHAVTGSQYYNSVQTARAVAALNALLGNLGAKGGLAFPSRIKLGDPSSIMGPKPPAAAGPRWDGAGSEKWPLNKAHGMIQVFPERVKKDKPYPIKAVVIQHLNPVRSSTDSGAFIEALKQLELVVVIDIQMNDTAYYAHYVLPEATYLERYDPLMTAGNKVVLRQPAVEPLFDTRGAEEIIAGLAKAAGLSEYFNFTLEQYNDALLAPLGLTQAQLARVGVAEVEAQKPDYTKLKTPSGKIELACQAFVKAGSTLTPAWEPPLVEPGVDEFRFIQGHVPMHTHTSTDNNAYLHAIMPENELWIHPGRAGKLGIKTGDLVEVTSRVGKVKVKARVTEGIHPEAVFLAHGFGCGVPLRKLAYNKGANDSALIPIITAPVSGAAAQCETLVTVRKAG; the protein is encoded by the coding sequence ATGTTAGAACAAAGAATAAGCCGGCGAACCTTCCTGAAAGGCTCCCTGGTGGCCGGGGCCCTGGCCACCTTTGGCGGCATGCTGGTTCCCCGGGAGCAGGCGGGGGCGGCAGGGGCAGTAGCCCCTGAAACTTCCCGGACCGTTCCCACCATTTGCGAAATGTGCGGGGTTAAATGCGGTATCCTGGCTCATGTCAGGGAAGACCGGGTTTGGCGTCTTACCGGTAACCCCAGGGACCCCCAGAGCAGCGGCCGTTTATGTGCCCGGGGCAATGCCGGGATCAAAACTCTCTATGATCCCGACCGCCTGAAGGGTCCCATGAAGAGGGTGGGCGAAGGGAAGTTCCAGCCCATCAGCTGGGAGCAGGCTTTTAAGGAAATTGGCGCCAAATTACAGGAACTGAAAGGCCGTTACGGCCCCCAGACCCTGGTCTGGCTGGCTCACCCGGAGCTTATTTCTCCTTTAGAGAAGCATTTCATGGCTGCCTTCGGTTCCCCCAATTATACCGGCCATGGGCCGACCTGTTACAGCAGCCGTAACGTTGCTTTTGAGCAAATGTACGGCGGCGTTCCCGGGGTTGACTACCGCAATGTCAGGTACTACGTTGCCTTTGGCCGTAACCTCACAGGAGGTATTAAAAACCCTGACATTCAAAAGATAGTTGCCGCCAAAGCAGAAGGCGCCCACCTGGTGGCCGTAGACCCGAGGTTGAGTGATTTTGCCTTCTATGCCGATGAATGGCTCCCCATCAGGCCGGGTACCGATCTGGCCATGATTCTGGCCCTGATTAATGTTATCATTAATGAAAATCTGTATGATGCTTCCTTTATAGCCGAACGTACCGTTGGTTTTGAAGAATTGAAAGCCGGGGTGGCCGCTTATACCCCTGAATGGGCGGCCAAAATCACGGGAATAGACGCGGCGACCATCGGCCGCATCGCCCGGGAACTGGCAGCCGCCAAACCGGCAGCAGCCGTCGATCCCGGCTGGCATGCCGTTACCGGTTCCCAGTATTACAATAGCGTCCAGACGGCCCGGGCCGTAGCCGCCCTCAACGCCCTGTTGGGGAACCTGGGTGCCAAAGGCGGCCTGGCCTTCCCGTCCAGGATTAAGCTGGGTGATCCATCCAGTATCATGGGCCCCAAACCGCCGGCGGCGGCGGGGCCGCGCTGGGATGGGGCCGGTAGCGAGAAATGGCCTCTCAATAAAGCCCACGGCATGATCCAGGTTTTCCCTGAGAGGGTCAAAAAAGATAAACCATACCCTATCAAAGCAGTGGTAATCCAGCACCTGAACCCGGTGCGCTCCAGTACGGATTCCGGGGCCTTTATTGAGGCGTTGAAGCAATTGGAACTTGTGGTGGTCATCGATATCCAGATGAACGATACGGCCTACTATGCCCACTATGTGTTGCCGGAAGCCACCTACCTGGAAAGGTACGACCCCTTGATGACGGCGGGCAACAAAGTGGTGTTGCGCCAGCCGGCAGTAGAGCCCCTTTTTGATACCAGAGGTGCTGAAGAAATCATCGCTGGCCTGGCTAAAGCCGCTGGTTTAAGTGAGTACTTTAACTTTACCCTGGAGCAATATAACGACGCCCTGCTGGCTCCCCTGGGCCTGACCCAGGCGCAGCTGGCCCGGGTAGGGGTAGCCGAAGTAGAAGCCCAAAAACCCGATTACACCAAACTCAAGACGCCTTCCGGCAAAATTGAGCTGGCCTGCCAGGCCTTTGTCAAGGCCGGCAGCACCCTGACCCCGGCCTGGGAGCCGCCTCTGGTGGAACCGGGGGTAGACGAGTTCCGTTTCATCCAGGGCCATGTACCCATGCACACCCATACCTCTACCGACAATAACGCCTACCTGCACGCCATCATGCCGGAAAACGAGCTCTGGATCCATCCCGGCCGGGCCGGCAAGCTGGGCATCAAGACGGGGGATCTCGTCGAAGTGACTTCCCGGGTAGGCAAGGTTAAAGTGAAGGCCCGGGTGACGGAAGGCATCCATCCCGAGGCAGTTTTCCTGGCCCATGGCTTTGGCTGCGGTGTTCCTTTAAGAAAGCTGGCCTATAACAAAGGCGCCAATGACAGCGCTTTGATACCGATTATTACAGCGCCTGTCTCCGGGGCGGCGGCCCAGTGCGAAACTTTGGTGACGGTACGGAAGGCAGGGTGA
- a CDS encoding 4Fe-4S dicluster domain-containing protein, translating to MAKFGMLVDLTRCVGCHGCTVACQARWDLLPQVQFTKVHRYEMGTFPKVKGGVVTTQCMHCDDPPCARVCPTGATRKRADGIVVVHEQECIGCRYCQSACPYDARSFNPERNIVQKCYFCYDFVENGQKPACVDTCMAAARIFGDLEDKGSELSQAITARKAVQIKGTSIFYVPPRNLDTSVLPPDFQEPGAVRIWQDIVHPGGKTIMGLAAGAVIAGLVINNIKGGGNND from the coding sequence ATGGCTAAGTTTGGTATGCTCGTAGACCTCACGCGTTGTGTAGGCTGCCACGGCTGCACCGTGGCCTGCCAGGCCAGGTGGGACTTATTACCCCAGGTGCAGTTTACCAAAGTCCACCGTTATGAGATGGGTACTTTCCCCAAAGTCAAAGGCGGGGTGGTAACCACCCAGTGCATGCACTGCGACGATCCCCCATGTGCCCGGGTCTGTCCTACCGGAGCTACCCGGAAACGTGCCGATGGTATTGTTGTAGTTCATGAGCAGGAGTGTATCGGCTGCCGCTACTGCCAGTCGGCCTGCCCCTATGACGCCCGGAGCTTTAACCCGGAACGGAATATTGTCCAGAAGTGTTATTTTTGCTATGACTTTGTAGAGAACGGGCAAAAACCGGCCTGCGTGGACACCTGTATGGCCGCGGCCAGGATTTTTGGTGACCTGGAAGATAAGGGGAGCGAATTATCCCAGGCCATAACCGCCAGGAAAGCCGTCCAGATCAAAGGAACTTCCATCTTTTACGTACCGCCGCGGAACCTGGATACCTCCGTCCTGCCGCCGGATTTCCAAGAACCCGGTGCCGTACGCATCTGGCAGGATATTGTCCACCCGGGCGGGAAGACCATTATGGGCCTGGCTGCCGGCGCCGTAATTGCCGGTTTAGTGATCAATAATATTAAAGGGGGCGGCAACAATGACTGA
- a CDS encoding formate dehydrogenase subunit gamma, with protein sequence MTEERVERFNLAERLGHWSHGISFVVLLLTGSALVFRGYASLIGPEGLRLFRSIHHVMAYPFTFLTVIILLFGTPRSTWQWLKECLTWGQDDFRFIAAFPREFFGLKVQLPEQGKFNAGEKLNSLLTIAGSILMAATGWILLLRDSVAPALVAWALPLHSAGALVMGGVILGHIYLALGHPNSRESINGMLSGKVAARFAREHHARWYRKLRAGEDQVKGQQKIA encoded by the coding sequence ATGACTGAAGAAAGGGTGGAGCGCTTTAACCTGGCCGAGCGCCTGGGTCACTGGAGCCATGGTATCTCCTTTGTCGTCCTGCTGCTCACTGGTTCAGCCCTGGTCTTCCGGGGTTACGCCAGCTTGATAGGACCCGAAGGGTTGCGTCTCTTTCGCAGCATTCATCACGTTATGGCCTATCCCTTTACTTTCCTAACGGTAATTATCCTCCTTTTTGGTACGCCGCGAAGTACATGGCAATGGCTGAAGGAGTGCCTTACCTGGGGCCAGGACGACTTCCGCTTTATTGCCGCTTTCCCCCGGGAATTTTTCGGGCTGAAGGTGCAGCTCCCGGAGCAGGGCAAATTTAACGCCGGGGAAAAGCTCAATTCCCTCCTGACCATTGCCGGCTCTATTTTAATGGCCGCTACCGGCTGGATCTTGCTTCTGCGGGACAGCGTGGCTCCTGCCCTGGTGGCCTGGGCCCTGCCTCTGCATTCGGCCGGAGCCCTGGTTATGGGCGGGGTCATCCTGGGCCATATTTACCTGGCCCTGGGTCACCCCAATTCCCGCGAGTCCATCAACGGCATGCTATCGGGTAAGGTAGCGGCCAGGTTTGCCCGCGAACACCATGCCCGCTGGTACCGGAAACTAAGAGCTGGAGAGGATCAGGTGAAAGGACAACAAAAAATTGCTTGA
- a CDS encoding glycosyltransferase: MAGAGRYQRGVSAVIPAYNEAATVGKVIETLKQVASIAEIIVVSDGSEDATANVARRHGARVIELEINGGKGAAMTVGARAAREDILLFLDADLEGLTAAHVEALVAPLLTDSADMTVGIFSRGRSLTDLAQVVAPHLSGQRAIRKELFLAVGAEKSRFEVEVLLTSEARARRWRVQKIPLANMTHIMKEEKRGLYRGVIARMGMYKDILGYILRLTRKKIKTRPVAILFLLLFLVAALNYDILTMRAAAAAARNIPVLDLPDGGNRILVISPHPDDETLGAGGLIAEARDRGDAIKVVIMTNGDGFRRGVEKFNGPLPAGSRSWRVSAPA, translated from the coding sequence GTGGCAGGTGCAGGTCGCTATCAAAGGGGTGTCAGCGCCGTTATCCCGGCCTACAACGAGGCGGCTACGGTAGGTAAAGTAATTGAGACTTTAAAACAAGTGGCCAGCATCGCCGAAATCATCGTGGTCAGCGACGGTTCGGAAGATGCTACGGCCAATGTGGCCCGCCGTCACGGTGCCCGGGTAATTGAGCTAGAAATCAATGGCGGTAAAGGGGCGGCCATGACCGTCGGTGCCCGTGCAGCCCGGGAAGACATTCTGCTTTTCCTGGATGCCGATCTGGAGGGGCTGACGGCAGCCCACGTCGAGGCCCTGGTTGCCCCTTTGCTGACCGACAGCGCGGATATGACGGTAGGCATCTTCAGCCGGGGGAGGTCGCTTACGGATCTGGCCCAGGTGGTGGCTCCTCACCTTTCCGGGCAGCGGGCCATCCGCAAAGAACTGTTTCTGGCGGTGGGGGCAGAAAAAAGCCGTTTTGAGGTCGAAGTATTGCTCACCAGTGAAGCCCGCGCCCGGCGCTGGCGGGTACAGAAAATACCCCTGGCCAATATGACCCATATCATGAAGGAAGAAAAGCGGGGGTTGTACCGGGGTGTAATCGCCCGTATGGGAATGTATAAAGACATCCTGGGCTATATCTTGCGCCTGACGCGCAAAAAAATAAAAACACGTCCGGTAGCGATCCTGTTTTTACTGCTTTTCCTGGTGGCAGCCTTGAATTATGATATCCTGACCATGCGGGCTGCGGCAGCCGCAGCCCGGAATATTCCTGTTCTCGATCTTCCGGACGGGGGCAACCGCATTCTGGTCATTTCACCCCACCCCGATGACGAAACCCTCGGTGCCGGGGGCCTCATCGCTGAGGCCAGAGACCGGGGGGATGCCATAAAGGTAGTTATTATGACCAACGGCGATGGTTTCCGGCGGGGAGTGGAAAAGTTCAACGGTCCTTTGCCGGCAGGGTCCAGGAGCTGGCGGGTGTCTGCTCCGGCCTGA
- a CDS encoding phosphatidylserine decarboxylase produces MVTFFKILAGLAAIGGGIFWYLRKVWFYRDPVRVAPQEEGAILAPADGKVVYIKPFRDGRVVAEKLGRPIPIEEIMKAQGLSNRGWIVGIYMSPLDVHFNYAPIDARVENMVHTQARVNLPMVDLWEYIRLTYLRRAVDLFSHRYRLVNERLTIFLRGRDVQLAMVEIADKFVNKIKCFITPGQAVTRGQKVSFIERGSQVDLVIFKDDVEFAVRVGQQVYGARTVVARYRAAGRAEQ; encoded by the coding sequence ATGGTGACCTTTTTTAAGATCCTGGCGGGCCTTGCCGCCATCGGCGGTGGCATCTTCTGGTACCTGCGCAAGGTATGGTTTTATCGCGACCCGGTGCGGGTGGCGCCGCAAGAGGAAGGGGCCATCCTGGCCCCGGCCGACGGCAAAGTTGTCTATATCAAGCCCTTTCGCGATGGCCGGGTGGTAGCGGAGAAACTGGGCCGGCCCATTCCCATTGAGGAAATAATGAAAGCTCAGGGCCTTAGTAACAGGGGCTGGATCGTTGGTATCTATATGTCTCCCCTGGATGTCCATTTTAACTATGCTCCCATTGATGCCCGGGTGGAGAATATGGTCCATACCCAGGCCAGGGTGAATTTGCCCATGGTCGACCTGTGGGAATATATTCGCCTCACCTATCTCCGGCGGGCGGTAGATCTTTTCAGCCACCGCTACCGCCTGGTAAATGAACGATTGACCATCTTCTTAAGGGGCCGTGACGTGCAGCTGGCCATGGTGGAGATTGCCGATAAGTTTGTCAATAAGATCAAATGTTTTATCACTCCCGGCCAGGCCGTTACCCGGGGCCAGAAGGTCTCCTTTATCGAACGTGGTTCCCAGGTAGACCTGGTTATCTTCAAGGATGATGTAGAGTTTGCCGTCCGGGTGGGCCAGCAGGTTTACGGCGCCCGGACGGTGGTGGCCCGTTACCGGGCGGCAGGCAGGGCAGAGCAGTGA
- a CDS encoding DedA family protein gives MTAVHVYMALFGLLVVEGMGVPGIPFEPVFLAAGYLIERGEMNFWGAVTVGSAGNLLGNLIGYWLGARPGRGIIERFLHRGWGPDGLATTRDWLDRFGAAVIIFARWFGPIRTPTILAAGVLGMNPGIYALYSALGAFTWTMAWQYASWKGAHYLLAWWYLYRRYATWWMDILLVLAFLAVTAGSIYYCWYRLMVRNGKE, from the coding sequence GTGACGGCCGTCCATGTCTATATGGCTCTCTTTGGCCTGCTGGTCGTTGAAGGTATGGGTGTCCCGGGCATCCCCTTTGAGCCGGTCTTCCTGGCCGCCGGTTATTTAATCGAGCGCGGGGAGATGAACTTTTGGGGGGCAGTGACGGTCGGCAGCGCCGGCAATCTCCTGGGCAACTTGATAGGTTACTGGCTGGGGGCCAGGCCGGGGCGAGGCATAATCGAACGCTTTCTCCACCGGGGCTGGGGTCCGGACGGCCTGGCCACAACCCGGGACTGGCTGGACCGCTTTGGAGCGGCGGTAATTATTTTTGCCCGCTGGTTTGGCCCCATCAGGACGCCGACCATCTTGGCAGCGGGTGTCCTGGGAATGAATCCCGGCATCTATGCCCTTTATTCAGCCCTGGGCGCCTTTACCTGGACTATGGCTTGGCAGTACGCCAGCTGGAAGGGGGCCCATTATCTCCTGGCGTGGTGGTACCTTTACCGCCGCTACGCCACCTGGTGGATGGATATCCTACTGGTCCTGGCATTCCTGGCGGTTACCGCCGGTTCTATCTATTATTGCTGGTACCGGCTAATGGTAAGAAATGGAAAAGAATAA
- the eam gene encoding glutamate 2,3-aminomutase: MSREAKREIALQRAAELKARIIDYLDARDAIPSGLEVAAEIEASRQRIMAYFGASEDDWQDWRWQLQHRITSVDVLGELIPLTEAEKEAIKRVERTYRWAVSPYYLSLMGKDASCPIRRQALPSAAELEDKVGVLDPMDEELTSPAPAITRRYPDRLIINVTNQCAMYCRHCQRRRNIGEVDRSRSRRELERALEYIRRNKEIRDVLITGGDALMLSDATIDWLLTELDNIPHVEIKRLGTRVPVTLPQRITAELCRVLAKHPPIYLNTQFNHPREVTAAAKAACDRLVQAGVVLGNQAVLLKGINNHPFVMRKLNQELLKIRVRPYYIFHAKPVKGTTHFITSIEEGVEIMEQLRGYTSGLAVPTYIINAPHGLGKTPILPQYVLACNDDQVILRTWEKRTLFYPNLGCQKEQTKA, encoded by the coding sequence ATGAGTAGAGAAGCCAAAAGGGAAATTGCATTGCAAAGGGCAGCTGAGTTAAAGGCCAGGATTATTGATTACCTGGACGCCAGAGATGCCATCCCCAGCGGTTTGGAAGTCGCAGCGGAGATTGAAGCCAGCCGGCAGCGGATTATGGCCTATTTTGGTGCCAGTGAAGATGACTGGCAAGACTGGCGCTGGCAATTGCAGCATCGGATTACCTCGGTTGACGTCCTGGGGGAATTAATTCCCTTAACCGAAGCGGAAAAGGAAGCCATCAAGCGGGTCGAGCGTACCTACCGCTGGGCCGTTTCGCCCTATTATCTTTCTCTCATGGGCAAAGATGCCAGCTGCCCCATCCGGCGGCAGGCCTTACCCAGTGCCGCCGAGTTGGAGGATAAGGTCGGGGTACTCGACCCCATGGATGAGGAGCTGACGTCACCGGCACCGGCCATTACCCGGCGTTACCCCGACCGCTTGATTATTAACGTCACCAACCAGTGTGCCATGTACTGCCGCCACTGCCAGCGGCGCCGCAATATCGGTGAAGTTGACCGGAGCCGCAGCCGCCGGGAGCTGGAGCGGGCCCTGGAGTATATTCGCCGCAACAAAGAAATACGCGATGTCCTGATCACCGGCGGCGACGCTTTAATGCTGAGTGACGCCACAATCGACTGGCTGTTAACGGAACTGGATAATATACCTCATGTGGAGATTAAGCGCCTGGGCACCCGGGTGCCGGTTACTTTGCCTCAGCGTATTACGGCGGAATTATGCCGGGTACTGGCCAAGCACCCGCCGATTTACCTTAATACCCAGTTTAACCACCCCCGGGAGGTTACGGCGGCAGCGAAAGCGGCCTGCGATCGCCTGGTGCAGGCCGGGGTGGTCCTGGGAAACCAGGCGGTTTTATTAAAGGGCATCAATAACCATCCCTTTGTTATGAGGAAGCTCAACCAGGAACTGTTGAAAATCCGGGTACGGCCCTATTATATCTTCCACGCCAAGCCGGTTAAAGGGACGACTCACTTTATCACTTCCATTGAGGAAGGCGTGGAAATAATGGAGCAGCTGCGCGGTTATACTTCCGGCCTGGCCGTACCTACCTATATAATCAACGCACCCCACGGGCTGGGCAAGACGCCCATTTTACCACAGTATGTGCTGGCCTGCAATGACGACCAGGTCATCCTGCGGACCTGGGAAAAGCGGACCCTCTTTTACCCCAACCTGGGATGCCAGAAAGAACAGACTAAGGCTTAA
- a CDS encoding amidohydrolase family protein, which translates to MNDLLIRRARLMDEPGTVDVAIKDGYIVAAGGGVAGSARQMVDAAGRLLIPAFVDAHTHLDKALTAPQEGAGSLAEAIEDFQRRSRKMDKNDFIDRGRRVLKMALRHGTATMRTHITVNEALGLRGVEAALELKEEFAGRVDLQVFAMPGELEPAPAPPLKELMEEALRLGVDGLGGAPHLSERMQEWVDYIFDLAVRYNVLIDFHVDETDAPSVASLDYIAAKTIQTGFQGRVVAGHCCGLAAVDEEKAIRTIAAVKEAGISVITLPSCNLYLMGRRDKGLVRRGVTRVRELQAAGVNVAYASDNIRDAFRPFGNANMLEEALITAQVLQMGTPLELKNVMKMGTYNAAAAIGLKAYGVKAGDRADLVLLDATSPAEAIIGQVEKVCVIKGGRVAVRNDKKSDIII; encoded by the coding sequence TTGAATGATTTGTTAATCAGGCGCGCGCGGCTCATGGATGAGCCGGGAACTGTTGATGTAGCCATTAAAGACGGATACATTGTTGCCGCCGGGGGAGGAGTGGCCGGCTCGGCCCGGCAAATGGTCGATGCGGCAGGGAGACTCCTGATACCGGCCTTTGTCGATGCCCATACCCACCTGGACAAGGCCCTGACGGCGCCCCAGGAAGGCGCAGGCTCCCTGGCCGAAGCCATTGAGGATTTCCAGCGGCGCAGCCGCAAAATGGATAAAAATGATTTTATCGACCGCGGCCGCCGGGTGCTTAAAATGGCTCTGCGCCATGGGACGGCCACCATGCGCACCCATATTACCGTCAACGAAGCCCTGGGCCTGCGAGGTGTGGAAGCGGCCCTGGAACTCAAGGAAGAATTTGCCGGGAGAGTTGACCTGCAAGTATTTGCCATGCCCGGTGAATTGGAACCGGCACCGGCACCACCTTTAAAGGAACTCATGGAAGAAGCACTGCGCCTGGGGGTAGACGGCCTGGGCGGTGCCCCCCACCTGTCCGAAAGGATGCAGGAATGGGTAGATTATATCTTTGACCTGGCCGTGCGTTATAATGTCTTGATTGATTTCCACGTTGATGAGACGGATGCTCCTTCGGTTGCCTCCCTGGATTATATAGCGGCTAAAACCATCCAGACCGGCTTCCAGGGCCGGGTGGTGGCCGGTCACTGCTGCGGCCTGGCGGCTGTGGACGAGGAGAAGGCTATCCGGACCATTGCCGCCGTGAAAGAGGCGGGCATCAGCGTTATTACTTTACCATCTTGCAATCTCTACCTCATGGGCCGCCGGGATAAGGGCCTGGTGCGACGCGGGGTTACCAGGGTCAGGGAGCTCCAGGCAGCGGGAGTAAATGTAGCCTATGCTTCCGACAACATCCGCGATGCCTTCCGCCCCTTTGGGAACGCCAATATGCTGGAGGAGGCCCTGATTACCGCCCAGGTACTGCAGATGGGAACGCCCCTGGAGCTCAAAAACGTTATGAAAATGGGCACCTATAACGCCGCGGCCGCCATTGGCCTTAAAGCTTACGGTGTTAAAGCCGGTGACCGGGCCGACCTGGTTCTCCTGGATGCTACCAGCCCGGCTGAAGCTATCATTGGGCAGGTTGAAAAGGTCTGTGTCATAAAGGGCGGCCGGGTGGCCGTGCGGAACGACAAAAAAAGCGACATCATTATTTAG